A stretch of the Streptomyces sp. WMMB303 genome encodes the following:
- a CDS encoding M1 family metallopeptidase codes for MALTALTRASAGRRCAVAGTVAATALALVGAALPAPRPVGIGDHLFPQLGNPGYDVRSYDISFDYSGDNSKPLSARTVIDAQITGPMERFNLDFAGGDVRSVRVNGRPAEYARAGEDLVVTPGAPLHRGSWLHIEVRHTSDPTRKNGGWVRTADGLAMANQADAAHRVFPSNDHPSDKAMFTFRVRAPRGLTVVAGGLPAGRTGSARQTVWTYRSGHPMATELAQVSIGRSAVVRSTGPHGLALRHVVPARQRKALEPVLNETSRQISWMERRAGKYPFETYGVLAADADFGFALETQTLSLFEQNLLSSRQVPDWYRESLMVHELAHQWYGDSVSPHRWTDLWLNEGHATWHEWAYAEKRGGIPVEKRVRASYEQSDTWRERYGPPAALLPARKSGKIELFTPIVYNGAAVVLYALRAHMGEQAFARLQRAWPRRYRDSSATTADFIALAGEVSGRDQSGFLKKWLYGKTTPPMPGHPEWKQQPPPRRPAGKAGKARVSTARSLEQARADGR; via the coding sequence ATGGCCCTCACAGCCCTCACCCGCGCATCGGCCGGACGGCGCTGCGCCGTCGCCGGCACGGTCGCGGCCACCGCGCTCGCCCTGGTCGGCGCAGCCCTTCCGGCGCCCCGGCCGGTCGGCATCGGCGACCACCTCTTCCCACAGCTCGGCAACCCCGGCTACGACGTCCGCAGCTACGACATCTCCTTCGACTACAGCGGTGACAACAGCAAGCCGCTCAGCGCCCGCACCGTGATCGACGCGCAGATCACCGGGCCGATGGAACGGTTCAACCTGGACTTCGCCGGCGGAGATGTACGGTCCGTGCGCGTCAACGGTCGGCCGGCGGAGTACGCGCGGGCGGGCGAGGACCTGGTGGTCACGCCGGGGGCGCCGCTGCACCGCGGTTCCTGGCTGCACATCGAGGTCCGCCACACCAGCGACCCCACCCGGAAGAACGGCGGCTGGGTGCGCACCGCGGACGGCCTCGCCATGGCCAACCAGGCCGACGCGGCACACCGGGTGTTCCCCTCCAACGACCATCCGTCGGACAAGGCCATGTTCACCTTCCGGGTGCGGGCCCCGCGCGGGCTGACCGTCGTGGCCGGCGGGCTGCCGGCCGGCCGTACCGGGTCGGCGCGGCAGACGGTCTGGACGTACCGCTCGGGGCACCCGATGGCCACCGAACTGGCGCAGGTGTCGATCGGCCGCTCCGCTGTCGTGCGCTCCACGGGACCGCACGGGCTGGCCCTGCGGCACGTCGTCCCCGCCCGGCAGCGCAAGGCGCTGGAGCCGGTGCTGAACGAGACCTCCCGGCAGATCTCCTGGATGGAGCGACGGGCCGGGAAGTACCCGTTCGAGACCTACGGGGTGCTGGCCGCCGACGCGGACTTCGGGTTCGCGCTGGAGACGCAGACCCTCTCGCTCTTCGAGCAGAACCTGCTCTCCTCGCGGCAGGTCCCGGACTGGTACCGGGAGTCACTGATGGTGCACGAACTGGCGCACCAGTGGTACGGCGACAGTGTCTCCCCACACCGCTGGACCGACCTGTGGCTGAACGAGGGGCACGCGACCTGGCACGAGTGGGCCTATGCGGAGAAGCGCGGCGGCATCCCGGTGGAGAAGCGGGTGCGGGCCTCCTACGAGCAGTCCGACACCTGGCGCGAACGCTACGGGCCGCCCGCGGCGCTCCTCCCCGCTCGCAAGAGCGGGAAGATCGAGCTCTTCACCCCGATCGTGTACAACGGCGCCGCCGTGGTGCTGTACGCGCTGCGTGCACACATGGGCGAGCAGGCGTTCGCCCGGCTGCAGCGCGCCTGGCCCCGCCGGTACCGCGATTCCAGCGCCACCACCGCCGACTTCATCGCGCTGGCCGGTGAGGTGTCCGGCCGGGACCAGAGCGGGTTCCTGAAGAAGTGGCTCTACGGGAAGACCACCCCGCCCATGCCCGGGCACCCGGAGTGGAAGCAGCAGCCGCCGCCGCGGCGCCCGGCCGGAAAGGCCGGAAAGGCGCGCGTGAGCACGGCGAGATCTCTCGAGCAGGCGCGCGCGGACGGACGGTAG
- a CDS encoding HD domain-containing protein yields MSAVRSLRKLSRAALLGATPRDSLPDAIEHVAKVHRAHHPRADLRPLRRAYMLAESSHRGQMRKSGEPYITHPLAVTLLLAQLGAETTTLTASLLHDTVEDTAVTLEQVRQEFGDQVCYLVDGVTKLEKVDHGSAAEPETFRKMLVATGNDVRVMSIKLADRLHNMRTLGVMRREKQVRIAQVTRDVLIPLAERLGIQALKSELEDLVFAVLHPEEHAATRELIQERHGRPDPLTAFASRVRRTLREAGIAAQVLIRPRHTVSVHRLRLKRGQLGDCDFARLLVLVEEDADCYAVLGELHTCFAPLVSEFKDFIAAPKFNLYQSLHTAIADENGEVAEVLVRTRRMHRVAETGVIALGDPHAAEAPDLTEPDGGGASPSTADGAGERTDPTRPGWLSRLLEWQSHASDPNTFWQELRDELAQDLEITVYCAAPGGESPAGGALPLPAGATCVDAAYARLGKAAHRCIGARVNGRLVALTTVLRDGDALQLFLEPGHGTPSGPAPEWLEHVRTPAARLAIREWLAAPGRGESDPHENAAADRDGTRREHPAAGSETPQGELRSPHRGARHPEYRPARHATQDARPNGARRAATHREQPVEYGENIPVVPGHPGTPVRLARCCTPVPTDAVTGFPVRGGAVTVHRESCRSVARMASAGRLTLPVRWEQGDAGCRVTLRAEAFGRPHLLADLTETIAAEGAAVVSAEVEPPREQRVRHTYTLQLPDAAGLPALMRAMRQVPGVYDVTRSVRRTPAN; encoded by the coding sequence ATGAGCGCGGTGCGCAGTCTGCGGAAGCTCAGCAGAGCGGCACTGCTGGGCGCCACGCCACGCGACTCCCTGCCGGACGCCATCGAGCACGTCGCGAAGGTGCACAGGGCACACCACCCGCGGGCCGACCTGCGGCCGCTGCGCAGGGCCTACATGCTGGCCGAGTCCTCGCACCGGGGGCAGATGCGCAAGAGCGGCGAGCCCTACATCACACATCCTCTCGCGGTCACCCTGCTGCTGGCCCAGCTCGGGGCGGAGACGACCACGTTGACGGCCTCGCTGCTGCACGACACCGTCGAGGACACCGCCGTGACGCTCGAACAGGTACGGCAGGAGTTCGGGGACCAGGTCTGCTATCTGGTCGACGGGGTCACCAAGCTGGAGAAGGTCGACCACGGGTCGGCCGCCGAGCCGGAGACCTTCCGCAAGATGCTCGTCGCCACCGGCAACGATGTACGGGTCATGTCGATCAAGCTTGCCGACCGGTTGCACAACATGCGCACCCTCGGCGTGATGCGCCGCGAGAAGCAGGTCCGGATCGCACAGGTGACCAGGGACGTGCTGATTCCGCTCGCGGAACGGCTCGGCATCCAGGCGCTCAAGAGCGAGCTGGAGGACCTCGTCTTCGCCGTGCTGCATCCGGAAGAGCACGCGGCGACACGCGAGTTGATCCAGGAGCGGCACGGCCGCCCCGACCCGCTCACCGCCTTCGCCTCCCGGGTGCGCCGCACGCTGCGGGAGGCGGGGATCGCCGCGCAGGTGCTCATCCGTCCCCGGCACACCGTCTCCGTCCACCGCCTGCGGCTCAAGCGCGGCCAGTTGGGCGACTGCGACTTCGCGCGCCTGCTGGTCCTCGTGGAGGAGGACGCGGACTGCTACGCCGTGCTGGGAGAGCTGCACACCTGTTTCGCTCCGCTCGTCTCGGAGTTCAAGGACTTCATCGCGGCACCCAAGTTCAACCTCTACCAGTCGCTGCACACCGCCATCGCCGATGAGAACGGCGAAGTGGCCGAGGTGCTCGTCCGCACCCGCCGCATGCACCGGGTCGCCGAGACCGGGGTCATCGCGCTCGGCGACCCGCACGCCGCCGAGGCGCCCGACCTCACCGAACCGGATGGTGGCGGAGCATCGCCGTCGACCGCAGACGGGGCGGGGGAGCGGACCGATCCCACCCGCCCCGGCTGGCTCTCGCGCCTGCTGGAATGGCAGAGCCACGCTTCCGACCCGAACACCTTCTGGCAGGAACTGCGCGACGAACTGGCACAGGATCTGGAGATCACCGTCTACTGCGCCGCCCCCGGCGGGGAGAGCCCCGCGGGGGGTGCGCTGCCGCTGCCGGCCGGCGCGACCTGCGTGGACGCCGCCTACGCCCGGCTGGGGAAGGCCGCCCATCGGTGTATCGGAGCCCGCGTCAACGGCCGACTGGTCGCCCTCACCACCGTGCTGCGGGACGGCGACGCCCTCCAGCTCTTCCTCGAGCCCGGCCACGGCACCCCCTCAGGCCCCGCACCCGAGTGGCTCGAACACGTGCGCACTCCTGCGGCGCGGCTCGCCATCCGAGAATGGCTCGCCGCACCCGGTCGGGGCGAGTCCGACCCGCACGAGAACGCAGCCGCCGACCGGGACGGCACGCGGCGCGAACACCCGGCGGCGGGCTCCGAGACGCCCCAGGGAGAGCTGCGATCGCCGCATCGCGGAGCGCGGCATCCCGAGTACCGTCCGGCGCGGCATGCGACGCAGGACGCACGGCCGAACGGGGCGCGCCGCGCGGCCACGCACCGGGAGCAGCCGGTCGAGTACGGCGAGAACATCCCCGTCGTCCCCGGCCACCCCGGTACGCCGGTGCGGCTCGCCCGCTGCTGCACACCCGTGCCGACGGACGCGGTCACCGGATTCCCGGTGCGCGGCGGCGCCGTCACCGTGCACCGGGAGAGCTGCCGGTCGGTGGCCCGGATGGCCTCCGCGGGGCGTCTCACCCTGCCGGTGCGCTGGGAACAGGGCGACGCGGGGTGCCGGGTCACCCTGCGGGCCGAGGCGTTCGGCCGCCCGCACCTGCTCGCGGATCTCACCGAGACCATCGCAGCCGAAGGCGCTGCCGTCGTCTCGGCCGAGGTCGAGCCACCGCGCGAGCAGCGCGTCCGCCACACCTACACCCTGCAACTTCCCGACGCCGCCGGGCTGCCCGCGCTGATGCGCGCCATGCGGCAGGTGCCCGGGGTCTATGACGTCACCCGCTCCGTCCGCCGGACCCCAGCGAACTGA
- the dapF gene encoding diaminopimelate epimerase, giving the protein MISTPGVPFLKGHGTENDFVIIPDPDGLLDLPSGTVARLCDRRAGIGGDGLLRVVRSAAHPEAASMAAEAEWFMDYRNGDGSVAEMCGNGTRVFARYLERAGLAGVGELPIATRAGVRKVHIAEDGGDITVGMGAAELAAPDSAADGGGDRITVSVPGHTWPARKVGMGNPHAVVFVPDLAEPGALQEAPQVLPASAYPDGVNVEFVVARGPRHVALRVHERGAGETRSCGTGACAVMVAAARRDGADPRRDGVAVTYTVEVPGGRLEITERPDGEIEMAGPAEIVAEGAIDPALLS; this is encoded by the coding sequence GTGATCAGCACACCAGGAGTGCCGTTCCTCAAGGGGCACGGCACGGAGAACGACTTCGTGATCATTCCGGACCCGGACGGCCTGTTGGATCTGCCGTCCGGGACGGTGGCCCGGTTGTGCGACCGGCGTGCGGGCATCGGCGGGGACGGCCTGCTGCGCGTGGTCCGCTCGGCGGCGCACCCGGAAGCCGCGTCCATGGCCGCCGAAGCGGAGTGGTTCATGGACTACCGCAACGGCGACGGATCCGTCGCGGAGATGTGCGGCAACGGCACCCGCGTCTTCGCGCGCTACCTGGAGCGTGCCGGGTTGGCCGGGGTCGGCGAGCTGCCCATCGCGACCCGTGCGGGGGTGCGCAAGGTACACATCGCCGAGGACGGCGGTGACATCACCGTGGGCATGGGCGCGGCCGAGCTGGCGGCACCGGACAGCGCGGCGGACGGCGGCGGAGACAGGATCACGGTCAGTGTTCCCGGACACACCTGGCCGGCTCGCAAGGTCGGCATGGGGAACCCGCACGCGGTGGTGTTCGTCCCCGATCTGGCCGAGCCGGGCGCCCTGCAGGAGGCCCCGCAGGTGCTGCCTGCGAGCGCCTACCCGGACGGCGTCAACGTCGAGTTCGTGGTCGCGCGGGGTCCCCGGCACGTCGCGCTCCGGGTGCACGAGCGCGGTGCGGGCGAGACCCGGTCCTGCGGCACCGGCGCCTGCGCGGTGATGGTCGCGGCGGCCCGCAGGGACGGCGCCGACCCGCGCCGGGACGGCGTGGCCGTGACCTACACCGTGGAGGTGCCCGGAGGCCGCCTGGAGATCACCGAGCGGCCGGACGGGGAGATCGAGATGGCCGGCCCGGCCGAGATCGTCGCAGAAGGGGCGATCGATCCGGCACTGCTCTCCTGA
- the miaA gene encoding tRNA (adenosine(37)-N6)-dimethylallyltransferase MiaA, with product MTDAAASQPLPPDSPPVVAVVGPTAAGKSDLGVFLARELGGEVVNADSMQLYRGMDIGTAKLTVQERQGVPHHLLDIWDVTVAASVAEYQRLARAEIDRLRALGRVPVLVGGSGLYVRGALDAMEFPGTDPEVRARLEAEVAEYGPGPLHARLAAADPEAARAILPSNGRRVVRALEVIEITGRPFTANLPGHEAVYETVQIGVDVARPELDERITRRVDRMWESGLVEEVRELERQGLREGRTAPRALGYQQVLAALAGECTLDEARAATVRATKRFARRQDSWFRRDPRVNWLSGAVADRRELSGAALALLTEAVTA from the coding sequence GTGACTGACGCAGCCGCCTCCCAGCCTCTCCCCCCGGATTCCCCACCGGTCGTCGCAGTGGTGGGTCCCACCGCGGCCGGCAAGTCGGACCTGGGCGTCTTCCTCGCCCGTGAGCTGGGCGGCGAAGTCGTCAACGCCGACTCGATGCAGCTCTACCGGGGTATGGACATCGGCACCGCCAAGCTGACCGTCCAGGAGCGGCAGGGCGTCCCGCACCACCTGCTCGACATCTGGGACGTCACCGTCGCCGCGAGCGTCGCCGAATACCAGCGGCTGGCCCGTGCGGAGATCGACAGGCTGCGCGCACTGGGCAGGGTGCCCGTCCTGGTCGGCGGCTCCGGGCTGTACGTCCGCGGTGCCCTGGATGCCATGGAGTTCCCCGGCACGGACCCCGAGGTGCGCGCCCGGCTGGAGGCGGAAGTGGCCGAGTACGGCCCCGGCCCGCTGCACGCGCGGCTCGCGGCGGCGGACCCGGAAGCGGCCCGTGCGATCCTCCCCAGCAACGGCAGACGCGTCGTACGGGCCTTGGAGGTCATCGAGATCACGGGGCGGCCCTTCACCGCGAACCTGCCCGGTCACGAGGCCGTCTACGAGACCGTGCAGATCGGCGTGGACGTGGCGCGGCCCGAACTGGACGAGCGGATCACCCGCCGGGTGGACCGGATGTGGGAAAGCGGCCTGGTGGAGGAGGTCCGGGAGCTGGAGCGGCAGGGGCTGCGGGAAGGCCGCACGGCTCCTCGTGCCCTCGGGTACCAGCAGGTCCTCGCGGCGCTCGCGGGGGAGTGCACGCTGGACGAGGCCCGCGCGGCGACCGTCCGCGCGACCAAGCGCTTCGCACGCCGCCAGGACTCCTGGTTCCGCCGCGATCCGCGGGTGAACTGGCTGAGCGGTGCGGTCGCCGACCGGCGGGAACTGTCGGGGGCGGCGCTGGCGTTGCTCACGGAGGCGGTTACAGCCTGA
- a CDS encoding gliding motility protein — protein MDARGREESEEAADTGTAATAGTGPGEAGVGIPKQPSADEAADSETGENARK, from the coding sequence GTGGATGCACGTGGCCGCGAGGAATCCGAGGAGGCAGCCGACACCGGGACCGCCGCGACGGCCGGTACCGGGCCCGGCGAAGCGGGTGTCGGCATTCCCAAACAACCGTCCGCGGACGAGGCCGCCGACAGCGAGACGGGAGAGAACGCCCGCAAGTAG
- a CDS encoding antitoxin: MGFMDKVKGMLGQHGDKVQQGVDKAAQVADSKTRGKYSDKINSGARKAKDTAQKLGDEGRGGSGTGGGQSGSGPTGGTGTGS; the protein is encoded by the coding sequence ATGGGCTTCATGGACAAGGTCAAGGGCATGCTCGGCCAGCACGGCGACAAGGTCCAGCAGGGTGTGGACAAGGCCGCGCAGGTCGCGGACTCCAAGACCAGGGGCAAGTACAGCGACAAGATCAATTCCGGCGCCCGGAAGGCCAAGGACACAGCCCAGAAGCTGGGCGACGAGGGCCGCGGCGGCAGCGGGACGGGAGGCGGGCAGTCCGGGTCCGGCCCCACCGGCGGCACGGGCACCGGCTCCTGA
- a CDS encoding class III extradiol dioxygenase subunit B-like domain-containing protein → MLVAAAVCPCPPLLVPEVAGGAAAEMDQARAACYDTLGVLAAARPDLLCVLGPAEPAGRGPHPQGARGTLAGFGVPLEVSLGKGEPARRELPPSLTVGAWLLERTDWTCCPVEGLGIGEPLSRDRCQEAGRELAARADRVALLVMGDGSNCRTLKAPGYFDERAAAFDAETARALAEADTAALLALDEELAYELKAAGRSSWQVLAGAGQGSDLAGKLLYDEAPYGVGYMVASWS, encoded by the coding sequence ATGCTTGTCGCCGCAGCCGTATGCCCTTGCCCCCCGCTGCTCGTGCCCGAGGTCGCGGGCGGAGCCGCCGCCGAGATGGATCAGGCGCGGGCCGCCTGCTACGACACCCTCGGGGTGCTGGCGGCCGCCCGCCCGGACCTGTTGTGCGTGCTCGGCCCCGCGGAACCGGCCGGACGCGGTCCCCACCCGCAGGGAGCGCGGGGAACGCTCGCCGGGTTCGGCGTGCCCCTCGAGGTGAGCCTCGGCAAGGGCGAGCCCGCCCGTCGTGAACTGCCACCCTCACTGACCGTCGGCGCCTGGCTCCTGGAGCGCACCGACTGGACCTGCTGCCCGGTCGAGGGCCTGGGTATCGGGGAACCCCTGTCGCGGGACCGCTGTCAGGAGGCGGGCCGCGAGCTTGCGGCCCGCGCCGACCGGGTGGCGCTTCTGGTGATGGGCGACGGCAGCAACTGCCGCACGCTCAAGGCACCCGGCTACTTCGACGAGCGGGCCGCGGCCTTCGATGCGGAGACCGCCCGCGCACTGGCCGAGGCCGACACCGCCGCACTGCTCGCGCTGGACGAGGAGCTGGCGTACGAGCTGAAGGCCGCCGGGCGGTCCTCCTGGCAGGTGCTCGCGGGCGCCGGTCAGGGCAGCGACCTGGCCGGAAAGCTGCTCTACGACGAAGCGCCCTACGGCGTGGGCTACATGGTCGCCAGCTGGTCCTGA
- the miaB gene encoding tRNA (N6-isopentenyl adenosine(37)-C2)-methylthiotransferase MiaB: MSSSDRSQAADVKGTYEVRTFGCQMNVHDSERMAGLLEGAGYVRAPQGADAADVVVFNTCAVRENADNRLYGNLGQLAPKKAARPGMQIAVGGCLAQKDRDTIVEKAPWVDVVFGTHNVGKLPVLLERARLQDEAQVEIAESLEAFPSTLPTRRESAYAAWVSVSVGCNNTCTFCIVPQLRGKEKDRRPGDILAEIEALVDEGVSEITLLGQNVNAYGSDIGDREAFSKLLRACGRIDGLERVRFTSPHPRDFTDDVIAAMAETPNVMPQLHMPLQSGSSRVLKAMRRSYRQERFLGIIEKVRAAIPQAALSTDIIVGFPGETEEDFAETLHVVREARFAQAFTFQYSKRPGTPAAEMPDQIPKKVVQERYERLVALQEEISWEENKKQVGRTLELMVAEGEGRKDDATRRLSGRAPDNRLVHFTRPEEPVRPGDVVTVDITYAAPHHLLAEGPAGAVRRTRAGDAWERRTSAPPEQQGSGVMLGLPTVGAPDPLPAATGGCGLG; this comes from the coding sequence ATGAGCAGTAGCGACCGGAGTCAGGCAGCGGACGTCAAGGGAACGTACGAGGTACGCACCTTCGGGTGCCAGATGAACGTCCACGACTCCGAGCGGATGGCGGGACTGCTGGAGGGTGCCGGCTATGTCCGCGCCCCCCAGGGCGCCGACGCGGCGGACGTCGTCGTCTTCAACACCTGCGCCGTCCGCGAGAACGCCGACAACCGGCTCTACGGCAATCTCGGCCAGCTCGCCCCGAAGAAGGCCGCCCGCCCGGGGATGCAGATCGCGGTCGGTGGCTGCCTGGCCCAGAAGGACCGGGACACCATCGTCGAGAAGGCCCCCTGGGTCGACGTCGTCTTCGGCACCCACAACGTCGGCAAGCTGCCGGTGCTGCTGGAGCGGGCCCGGCTGCAGGACGAGGCGCAGGTGGAGATCGCCGAGTCGCTCGAGGCGTTCCCCTCCACTCTCCCCACCCGCCGTGAGAGCGCCTACGCGGCGTGGGTCTCGGTCTCGGTGGGCTGCAACAACACCTGCACCTTCTGCATCGTCCCGCAGCTGCGCGGCAAGGAGAAGGACCGCCGCCCCGGCGACATCCTCGCCGAGATCGAAGCGCTGGTCGACGAAGGCGTCAGCGAGATCACCCTGCTCGGCCAGAACGTCAACGCCTACGGCTCCGACATCGGCGACCGCGAGGCGTTCAGCAAGCTGCTGCGCGCATGCGGCCGGATCGACGGACTCGAGCGCGTCCGCTTCACCTCGCCCCACCCCCGCGACTTCACCGACGACGTGATCGCCGCCATGGCGGAGACCCCCAACGTGATGCCGCAGCTGCACATGCCCCTGCAGTCGGGATCCTCCCGCGTCCTGAAGGCGATGCGCCGCTCCTACCGGCAGGAGCGCTTCCTCGGGATCATCGAGAAGGTCCGCGCCGCCATCCCGCAGGCCGCGCTCTCGACCGACATCATCGTCGGCTTCCCCGGCGAGACCGAGGAGGACTTCGCCGAGACGCTGCACGTGGTGCGGGAAGCCCGGTTCGCGCAGGCGTTCACCTTCCAGTACAGCAAGCGTCCCGGCACTCCCGCCGCCGAGATGCCCGACCAGATCCCCAAGAAGGTCGTGCAGGAGCGCTACGAACGTCTGGTGGCACTCCAGGAGGAGATCTCCTGGGAGGAGAACAAGAAGCAGGTCGGTCGCACGCTGGAGCTGATGGTCGCCGAGGGCGAGGGCCGCAAGGACGACGCCACCCGGCGACTGTCCGGACGGGCACCCGACAACCGGCTGGTGCACTTCACCCGGCCCGAGGAGCCCGTGCGGCCCGGTGACGTCGTCACCGTCGACATCACCTACGCGGCGCCCCATCACTTGCTCGCCGAGGGGCCCGCCGGAGCCGTGCGCCGCACGCGTGCCGGGGACGCGTGGGAGCGGCGTACCTCCGCGCCGCCGGAGCAGCAGGGCAGCGGCGTCATGCTCGGACTGCCCACCGTGGGCGCCCCGGACCCGCTACCCGCCGCCACCGGCGGCTGCGGGCTGGGCTGA
- a CDS encoding ATP-binding protein: MPASPAPAGSPSPGAPPGRAEDSTWQLRLPAREQHIARARLAFTGWLEERGDPPISTGTADDAVLLLSELTTNAVVHTRCLPEAELLCRATLVSRETSVAALLRIEVHDHAEGDDRPRLKNSEAADESGRGLCIVAALAADWGVRPSSVTGGNAVWATLRLPAGPEAG, from the coding sequence ATGCCGGCGTCTCCAGCGCCCGCCGGCAGTCCGTCTCCGGGGGCGCCACCGGGACGCGCGGAGGACTCCACCTGGCAGTTGCGTCTCCCCGCGCGTGAGCAGCACATCGCCCGTGCGCGCCTGGCCTTCACCGGCTGGCTGGAGGAGCGGGGGGACCCGCCGATATCCACCGGCACCGCGGACGACGCCGTGCTGCTGCTGTCCGAGCTGACCACCAACGCCGTCGTGCACACCCGCTGCCTGCCCGAAGCCGAACTCCTGTGCCGGGCCACCCTGGTGTCCCGGGAGACGTCCGTTGCCGCGCTGCTGCGGATCGAGGTGCACGACCACGCGGAGGGCGACGACCGCCCAAGGCTGAAGAACAGCGAGGCCGCGGACGAGAGCGGCCGGGGCCTGTGCATCGTGGCGGCCCTGGCGGCGGACTGGGGCGTGCGGCCCTCGTCCGTGACCGGTGGCAACGCGGTGTGGGCGACGCTCCGCCTCCCGGCCGGACCCGAAGCCGGGTGA
- a CDS encoding TAXI family TRAP transporter solute-binding subunit, with the protein MAGLRPRTVSRPVRRPGGSGTGRRRLLWSATAVLVVCGLLAWWLRPSPSPAPGGKITFATGVRTGVYERYGTLFKKRLSRDLPQVDLTLQHSEGSVQNLARIVSGEADFTITASDALAAYREKGGKDAFHIRACARLYDDYMHLVVPRDSPVDSAEDLKGLRVGVGEKRSGVALVTRRLLKAAGLDMDHDVHAVRKGIDRMPDLLSAGELDAFFWSGGLPTGAIERLAERTDIRLVQLGDLLPRLHEQRPDMRYYRAAVMAPDAYPTVQRGRSVKTVAIANLLVTMDHTDAALTEGITRSVIKSRDQIGREVHAAQKVDLRSAIYTDPVPLHEGARRYYRSAKP; encoded by the coding sequence ATGGCCGGCCTGCGTCCGCGAACGGTGTCCCGGCCGGTGCGCCGCCCGGGCGGCTCCGGCACCGGCCGGCGACGCCTGCTGTGGTCCGCGACGGCGGTGCTCGTGGTGTGCGGGCTGCTGGCGTGGTGGCTGCGGCCGTCGCCCTCGCCCGCCCCCGGCGGAAAGATCACTTTCGCCACCGGGGTACGCACCGGTGTGTACGAGCGCTACGGCACCCTGTTCAAGAAGCGGCTGTCCCGGGATCTGCCGCAGGTCGACCTGACGCTGCAGCACAGCGAGGGGTCGGTGCAGAACCTCGCCCGGATCGTCTCCGGGGAGGCCGACTTCACGATCACCGCCTCCGACGCGCTCGCCGCCTACCGGGAGAAGGGTGGCAAGGACGCCTTCCACATCCGGGCCTGCGCCCGGCTCTACGACGACTACATGCACCTGGTCGTGCCCCGTGACTCGCCGGTCGACAGTGCCGAGGACCTCAAGGGGCTGCGCGTCGGTGTGGGTGAGAAGCGCTCCGGGGTCGCCCTGGTGACCCGGAGACTGCTGAAGGCCGCGGGGCTCGACATGGACCACGACGTGCATGCCGTGCGCAAGGGCATCGACCGCATGCCCGACCTGCTCTCCGCAGGCGAGCTGGACGCGTTCTTCTGGTCGGGCGGGCTGCCGACGGGAGCGATCGAGCGCCTGGCGGAGCGGACGGACATCCGGCTGGTGCAGCTCGGCGACCTGCTCCCCCGGCTGCACGAGCAGCGCCCCGACATGCGCTACTACCGCGCGGCTGTGATGGCACCCGATGCCTACCCCACCGTGCAGCGCGGCCGGTCCGTCAAGACGGTGGCCATCGCCAATCTGCTGGTGACCATGGACCACACGGACGCGGCGCTGACCGAGGGCATCACCCGCTCCGTCATCAAGAGCAGGGACCAGATCGGACGCGAGGTGCACGCGGCGCAGAAGGTCGACCTGCGGAGCGCCATCTACACCGACCCCGTGCCGCTGCACGAGGGAGCCCGTCGCTACTACCGCTCGGCCAAACCCTGA